From the Drechmeria coniospora strain ARSEF 6962 chromosome 02, whole genome shotgun sequence genome, the window CAGATAGAAGACGCCGGACAGCGCCAGCAGGGACATGGAACCGCCGGCGTGATAGCAGCTCGTAAGAAAGTCGGCGAGCAGCTCAGGTTTCGTGAACCACGGTGCAATGATGGTGGAAATAACGTCTAGTATGCGCTTTTGGTGCTCCTTTGCATCCGCAGCACCCATTAATGCCAACCAGGCTGCTTGTCCCTGTTTCTTGTGTTGAACAACCGACCGCAGAGGGTGTGACTTCAACTTCGGTCGGGGCACGTAAAAGTCTTCGAGTTCTTCAGCCGTTTCGGGCACGCCATCTAACGCGGAGATGAGGGAGAAGACTCGGACAAAAAGGGCACCGTCTTCATTTGCAATGCTTTGCATAGCGGGCCTGGGAATTGTCAGCAAAACATCGCAGCTGCATTGGGTAGAGTGGCGAGCTCACTTGATAGATTTGAATGTAAAGTATCGTATGTCGTCGTACTGCTCTGCATACTCTTCAATAAATGCGCTCCTTACGCCTTCATTGTCAGACGCGATGATGGCTCGAACAATATTTTCGATAAAGGCCGTGGGGAACGAATAGGCGTCCTTGTCGGAGAGGTGCTCGCCCTCAGCCTTGAGTATCCTCATGCAGAGGGTCAGCGCCGTCACGGCAAGGTCCTCATCCGTCATCAGATTCAGCAGCACAGATTTGTATTGCGTCAACTGATCCCTCAACCAGCCAACAACAACTCCCTCCCTCTCAGACTGAGACTTTTTAAAGATCAGAGAGCCTTGAGCCAGAAGCCGCACAAAGATACGGCAGAGCGCTACAGTCGCCACCATAGATTCCTCGCTTTCATCCTCGGCGCTTCGGAGCAAGAGTGTGATGTCGTTGTAGTTTTTCCTTGATTCGAGGATTCCTTGTTCCATCAGGAGGATTTTGCTGCTTGCGTCGTCATTTTCGTCACTTCCAGACGACCGTCTTCGCTTTGTGGGTTTCTCTACCAAGGAGACTCTCTTGCGTTTGGACCCTTCCCCGGCCATGGTGTGGGTAGGTTCGAGTGTGGACGACGACTGATCGCTATGGGGGGTGAGATGAAATAATTGGACGTACTGATAGAATGAGCTAGTCGAAATTGTCGATCCTGGGCTGGGCTCTCGTTGATTGGAGTCTTGCCAAATTTTATCATATATTCAGGCGCAGCAAATTGCATGCGGCAGATGAAAGGTTACCCCGATTTCATCTCGAgataatacggagtagtatgTAAAAGTTGCTCGGCGACATGGAATTAGAGGCGCCATGCCCCACAATTCTGCGGAATAAGAGAAACGGGTAAACTACGGTTAGTGGGGCACGACAAGCTCCAGCGTAACTCGTAACGTGACTTTTGGTTGGCGATGCCGAATTAGCGCGATAAAACCTCACCTCACCACTGCAGCCGAGCAACGTCAAGTGTTCGATACCCCATTCCAAAATCATCTCGCAATGGCTTCCCGCTTGGCGCGCAGCGCTGTCGGTACGTTGAGCCGTCTCCGGAATTGTCATAGTTGCAGAATTGGCTTCATTGGAGTGTCTTGCGCCGCCTACGGACTGCATATTGACGGGCGGACACCTGTCTGACCCGAACTAACTGACTGACCCCCTTCTCGTGCAGGCGCTTCCCTTCTCCGACCTACCATCGCCAGCCGAGTCCTCCCTGCCCTGTCGTCGGTCGCCACCTCCCGAAATGCCAGCAACGTACCCGCCGAGGAGCCCAAGAAGAAGGCTCAGAGCATCATCGACTCCCTCCCGGGAAGCAACCTGCTCTCGAAAACGGCCATCCTCAGCAGCGCCGCCGGTCTCAGTGTCTACGCCATCAGCAATGAATACTATGTCATGAACGAGGAGactgtcgtcgccgtctgtCTGCTCGCTGTTTGGGGCGGCATCATCAAGTACGGTGGTCCTGCGTACAAGGAATGGGCCGAGAGCCAGAACGAGAAGATCAAGAACATTCTCAACAGTGCTCGTGCCGACCACaccgaggccgtcaagaCCCGCATCGAGGATGTCAAGCAGATGGGTGGCGTCGTCGATATTACCAAGAGCCTGTTCCAGGTTTCCAGGGTACGTTCCTGATGTGCAACTGCATGAATGATTTTGGAGGGAACCTTGGaatggggggagggggaacACCCGTGTTGACTTCGATGCTAGGAAACCGCTACCCTTGAGGCTCAGGCcttcgagctcgagcagcagaCCGCtctggccgccgaggccaaggccgtcctcgactcCTGGGCACGCTACGAAGGCCAGGTCAAGCAGCGACAGCAGCAGGAGCTGGCCGCCTCCATTATTGCCAAGGTTCAGAAGGAGCTGGAGAACCCCAAGGCCCTGCAGCAGATTCTGCAGCAGAGCGTGGCTGATGTTGAGAGTACGCTTCACCCTTTCCATTTGCATCGACGATCGGTAATTGCTAACAAACCAACAGGGATTGTCTCCTCCAAGGCCCAATAAGGGACCGGCACTAGACTAGTCAGGTTATAAGGTCGCTACATTTCCTTTGTTCCAACCACCTGTGCACATACAGACAGCACCTGTTCCTTAGCCTACAAATCGACACGCTAATCCTCTTGCACTCGCACAACTGGCGTATTGTTTCTACTCATCATGTGATTTCCATGGACACCTTGCTGTTGCTGAGACGATTTCCAAGTTCGTGCAGACTTTGCCGTGGCAATTTACCCTTGGTACACCACAGTGGCACGTCAATATTACATCCCTGGTGTGGTGTTTAGGAATCGCCATTCATTAGACGGCCGAAAAGTTCATTGTAAAATTTACAACTGAGCTGGCAGCAGCTCTGAAAAACAATATCCAGGACACCACATGACAAATGAAACTCCGTAGCACTCTAGCTCTTTGGCAATCAACCACGGACTGCCCTGCTGTCTAATAAAATGGCCGCGGCTCCTCCCACTTCCTCGTTTCCATCACCTGCGTGGCCTCAGCCTCTGGCGACTCCGGCTTCACTTCTGGAGCCCACGATACTCGACCACTGCGCCGTCTCCTTGCACCATCGCCCTTGGTAGGACCGATCCACTCCCAGGCACGTCCAACTTCGCCGTTCCGGCCTTCTCGCTGGCTAGTCCGGACGTTGCTGTTCAGCTCCACGACAGCCCTCACCCTCTGCCATATCCTCTCCCGCTCCGCCAGGGAGTGAATGGTTCGCAACACATCGTCTCTCAAGTTAGGCAGAAACAGCCACGGGTCATCAAGATCCTCCTCGCCCAGTTCCTTCTGGTTCGCAAGTCGGCCCAATACGGACTCGACCAGGTTGGGAATCCGAGCAGAGGTGGCCAAGTGGCGGCGATATCGAGCACGTAGGTAGAAGATGGCAAGCGACAGCAACATCAAGACTCCAGCTGGGAGACGATATCTTGCCAGTCCAAGTCGGAGAGTTCGCTTGATCGCGCAGGTGAGCGGAAGGCGAGCGAGAGAGGTGGACGCGAGGCTTCGGTTTGAAAAATGGGAGGAATCGGGCGTTCTGTTGGTTGTGCGATAGATCTGTTAGTGTTCGAGTCAGAAATTTTGGATCTGTGACAGGCCGGGACTGCTTTGGTGGGTGGCATGACAAACAAAATTTGACGTCGACTTACTCGGTGCTCAGaatctcgacctcgacctcctctCTAGCAGTGACCTCGCCAATGGCATCCTTCCAGAGTTCATCAAACTCTTGGCTATTTAACCTCTTGCTGCGCTTCTTACTGACGCTTTCCTTGAGGTCCTGCTCGGCGATCGCTGGCGAATTCTCGGGCTGCCCAGCGTCGTCAACTAGTTCGCCGCACTCAAACTTGGCTCGACGCTCCCTGAGCTCCTCAACAgccttgtcggcgacggccttgacCCGACGAGCTTTCTCGCCATCGGGCTCACACGACGGCGCCAGTGGGACCAAGCCACCTAGCGACAGGGGGTGGGGCTTCAGGATGAAGTCCTTTTCGCACCGAATGGAAAGGTCCTGATAACAGTAGGCGTGGGGAGGACATTGCTCGCACTCAGGCTTGATGAAGGGCAAGAGGAAGTCGGGAACGCGGACATCAGGGGGTAGCAGCTCCGTTGCCTGCCGGCCGAGTCCACAATAGCCGACCGCAATCTTTTCTTGTCGGTACCACGCTCCGTAGGCAGATAGCAGCGCCATGAAAAGGACAAGTAGAGGTGTACCAAAGCTCGTCTGGCGCCTAGATTTGGAAGGAGGGCTCCGGGGAACAATGTGCAGGCCCCCCTCGCTCGCTGCCGCTTCCAGCTCCAGCTGCTCGTCCGGCGTGAACTCTTCGCCGGGTTCCAGCACGTCCTCGGGCGTGTGAGAGCGCAACCTGGGTACTGGAATTTGCAAGGGTGCACTGACTTGTCTCCGA encodes:
- a CDS encoding ribosome biogenesis protein Noc4 gives rise to the protein MAGEGSKRKRVSLVEKPTKRRRSSGSDENDDASSKILLMEQGILESRKNYNDITLLLRSAEDESEESMVATVALCRIFVRLLAQGSLIFKKSQSEREGVVVGWLRDQLTQYKSVLLNLMTDEDLAVTALTLCMRILKAEGEHLSDKDAYSFPTAFIENIVRAIIASDNEGVRSAFIEEYAEQYDDIRYFTFKSIKPAMQSIANEDGALFVRVFSLISALDGVPETAEELEDFYVPRPKLKSHPLRSVVQHKKQGQAAWLALMGAADAKEHQKRILDVISTIIAPWFTKPELLADFLTSCYHAGGSMSLLALSGVFYLIQERNLDYPSFYPKLYSLMDRDVLHSKHRSRFFRLLDTFLASTHLPASLVASFLKRLSRLALNAPPSAIAFAIPWMYNLLKRHPTCTFMLHRTTRDPEERKAMQENGFEDPFLPDEADPMETKAIDSCLWELVQLQSHYHPNVATIAKIVSEQFTKQSYNMEDFLDHSYATLLDAELDREVKKAPVVEFHIPKKVFMPQGDPAAAPDSLMVRLWDFGAATAVV
- a CDS encoding ATP synthase subunit 4 encodes the protein MASRLARSAVGASLLRPTIASRVLPALSSVATSRNASNVPAEEPKKKAQSIIDSLPGSNLLSKTAILSSAAGLSVYAISNEYYVMNEETVVAVCLLAVWGGIIKYGGPAYKEWAESQNEKIKNILNSARADHTEAVKTRIEDVKQMGGVVDITKSLFQVSRETATLEAQAFELEQQTALAAEAKAVLDSWARYEGQVKQRQQQELAASIIAKVQKELENPKALQQILQQSVADVERIVSSKAQ